The proteins below come from a single Triticum aestivum cultivar Chinese Spring chromosome 5D, IWGSC CS RefSeq v2.1, whole genome shotgun sequence genomic window:
- the LOC123124761 gene encoding uncharacterized protein gives MDTRCEAENLKGLTGVSPFPLDPGLAPLLLFDDQHDGEASDDDTIFLYSIPKRQLLGRRADGFGGHRYWLTPQGWALMLHLESHKSFLWNPSTLERISLPLDQENLLQAAQSRGNQWFKHEHEHGKSFNEGLTTLGGKFYAYDPFKRQIVALEFSPYPKFSTRGKLEDPSPVGYTMFDCGILECRGELFVLSFCYHGISVRHIARIVVHKLDVSNGAWLKVDTLGDMVIFYDSCRGYGASFHARQLGLRKGDCIYFLMSDDKALYVYDMKRGTTAMHNPGPSLRDSLVPQFLLPSASI, from the exons ATGGATACGCGCTGCGAGGCGGAGAACTTGAAGGGGCTGACCGGCGTGTCACCGTTTCCGCTGGATCCAGGCCTCGCTCCGCTGCTGCTGTTCGACGACCAACATGACGGCGAGGCAAGCGACGACGACACCATATTCCTGTATAGCATCCCTAAGAGGCAGTTGCTGGGCAGGAGAGCCGATGGTTTCGGAGGCCATCGTTACTGGCTAACACCACAAGGATGGGCACTGATGCTGCATCTGGAATCGCACAAGTCTTTCCTCTGGAACCCATCAACCCTCGAGAGAATCAGCTTACCTCTAGATCAAGAGAATCTTCTCCAAGCCGCACAAAGCA GAGGAAACCAATGGTTCAAGCACGAGCACGAGCATGGGAAAAGCTTCAATGAAGGTCTTACCACGCTTGGTGGCAAGTTCTACGCATACGACCCCTTTAAACGTCAGATTGTCGCACTGGAGTTCTCACCATACCCAAAGTTCAGCACACGCGGCAAGCTGGAAGATCCTTCCCCAGTCGGGTATACCATGTTTGATTGCGGCATCTTAGAGTGCCGCGGAGAGCTGTTTGTTCTAAGCTTTTGTTACCACGGGATATCTGTCCGGCATATCGCGCGAATTGTTGTGCACAAGTTGGATGTCTCCAATGGAGCTTGGCTGAAGGTGGACACGCTCGGCGACATGGTGATTTTCTACGATAGTTGCCGCGGTTACGGAGCATCGTTCCATGCACGCCAGCTCGGTCTAAGAAAAGGGGACTGCATATACTTTTTGATGTCCGATGACAAGGCGTTGTACGTGTATGATATGAAACGAGGAACAACTGCTATGCACAATCCTGGACCCAGCCTTCGAGATTCTCTTGTACCTCAGTTTTTATTGCCTTCGGCTTCGATTTGA